The following proteins come from a genomic window of Metarhizium brunneum chromosome 2, complete sequence:
- the draG gene encoding ADP-ribosyl-[dinitrogen reductase] glycohydrolase — MAMPVKPTPALTGRQSKVVGALLALHAGDSLGASVEFESHAQIRTRYPHGLRDIIGGGPFSWPAGHATDDTDMTRGVVLAYRAARGKPGQDVAVLAGNNFLDWYTGNWPGRKPGSRPADMGAATMSGLDKFSSTRDPDRSGAGRGSAGNGSLMRCLPTGLFQRDPDRLVRESVRISSITHDDERCTLSCAVYNRIVAALIRGTAPASAVEAGLVLAERLQGRNGLVSQAVELGRRVSVERMASHGPDAAEMKGRCSGYVLETLAVAVAAVLDKRSLEDVLVDVVRIGRDTDTNAAVAGGLLGARDGVEAIPARWRDLLQFGEEFARIGVELTPAWEAVDDSAH; from the coding sequence ATGGCGATGCCCGTCAAGCCCACACCGGCCCTCACAGGGCGCCAATCCAAAGTAGTAGGCgctctcctcgccctccacgCGGGCGACTCCCTCGGCGCCAGCGTCGAGTTCGAATCCCACGCCCAAATACGCACCCGCTACCCCCACGGCCTTCGCGATAtcatcggcggcgggccCTTCTCCTGGCCCGCCGGCCACGCCACCGACGACACAGACATGACGCGCGGCGTGGTGCTAGCATACCGCGCCGCCCGCGGCAAGCCGGGCCAGGACGTCGCTGTGCTGGCGGGAAACAACTTCCTAGACTGGTACACGGGCAACTGGCCAGGCAGGAAGCCCGGCTCGCGGCCGGCGGACATGGGAGCCGCGACCATGTCAGGGCTGGACAAGTTCTCCTCAACGCGGGATCCCGACCGCAGCGGCGCGGGGAGGGGGAGCGCCGGCAACGGCAGTCTGATGCGGTGCTTGCCCACGGGGCTGTTCCAGCGCGACCCGGATAGGCTGGTGAGGGAGAGCGTGCGGATCAGCAGCATCACGCACGACGACGAGAGGTGCACGCTCTCGTGCGCCGTGTACAATCGCatcgtggcggcgctgatACGGGgcacggcgccggcgagcgccgtcgaggccgggCTAGTTCTGGCGGAGAGGCTGCAGGGCAGGAATGGGCTCGTCTCGCAGGCCGTCGAGCTGGGCAGGAGGGTGAGCGTCGAGCGGATGGCGAGCCATGGCCCTGACGCGGCGGAGATGAAGGGCCGCTGTAGCGGGTATGTGCTGGAGACGTTGGCGGTGGCGGTTGCCGCTGTTTTGGACAAGAGGAGCTTGGAGGACGTGCTGGTTGATGTGGTGAGGATAGGGAGGGATACTGACACGAATGCTGCGGTGGCGGGCGGCTTGCTGGGAGCCAGGGATGGCGTTGAGGCTATTCCGGCGAGGTGGAGGGACTTGTTGCAGTTTGGGGAGGAGTTTGCGAGGATCGGGGTTGAGTTAACGCCGGCGTGGGAAGCTGTTGATGATTCTGCTCATTAA
- the SLM5 gene encoding Asparagine--tRNA ligase: MRSTLLPRFASHRHTIQISRSRQRCYSARVIGESQPLIKTVADLRAWHPETNVPDVQLCGWVRSVRKSSGARFVDITDGSSMRPVQVVVNKALAADIRPGSAVCLQGRWHNAADMKQPSTEGSSVSDISSQHTQSVSGADGMEQGAGRPPTIQELQVDEVKVLGVSDPQTYPIQNKYQTPESLRYISHLRSRTPLNSTLLRLRSDATFILTQFFFNQKFQQTHPPIITSSDCEGAGEAFTVKTGSKAEFFRDPKYLTVSTQLHLEALAQSLGDVWTLSPTFRAEQSDTSRHLSEFYMLEAEMSFVNDMNEVMDLVQSMLKNLAQGLKGLRAANELVQNRLDSRDPAERLAFADLVEQEELDRRWTGLVSPSQWPRITYTEAIERLQPVANQFEHKPIWGSGLQSEHEKYLAKEIGFDKTNNAYLPVFITQYPRGIKAFYMLRSASSPPQGETVECFDLLVPSLGELAGGSMREHRLSELEDNMKLHGLEVPGKKQDRSSGLGWYLDLRRWGCPPHGGFGLGFDRLLSYLTGVANVRDVVPFPRHYQRCDC, encoded by the exons ATGAGGTCGACTCTCTTGCCAAGATTCGCGAGCCATCGCCACACCATACAGATTTCGCGCTCCAGGCAGAGATGTTACTCCGCAAGGGTTATTGGCGAGTCCCAACCGCTCATCAAAACGGTGGCAGATCTTAGGGCCTGGCATCCCGAAACCAATGTTCCGGATGTCCAACTGTGCGGATGGGTACGCTCTGTCCGTAAGAGCTCAGGGGCCCGTTTTGTCGACATTACAGATGGATCCTCTATGCGTCCGGTCCAAGTTGTTGTCAATAAGGCATTGGCAGCAGA CATACGACCTGGTTCTGCTGTTTGTCTGCAGGGACGGTGGCACAATGCAGCTGATATGAAGCAACCCAGCACAGAAGGATCTTCTGTCTCAGATATCTCCTCTCAACATACTCAGTCTGTATCCGGAGCGGATGGGATGGAGCAAGGCGCTGGGAGACCCCCAACGATTCAAGAGCTCCAAGTTGACGAAGTCAAAGTCCTCGGCGTTTCTGATCCGCAA ACTTATCCAATCCAGAACAAGTATCAGACCCCAGAGAGCTTGCGCTACATTTCGCATCTACGGTCTCGGACACCACTCAATTCCACGCTCCTCCGTCTAAGATCTGATGCTACTTTCATTCTCACTCAATTCTTTTTTAACCAAAAGTTTCAGCAGACGCATCCTCCAATCATCACCTCTTCTGACTGCGAAGGCGCGGGTGAAGCATTCACCGTCAAGACTGGCTCAAAGGCGGAATTCTTCAGAGATCCCAAATATCTAACCGTCTCAACTCAACTTCACCTTGAGGCCCTGGCACAGTCTCTTGGGGACGTGTGGACCCTCTCTCCCACATTTAGAGCTGAACAGAGTGACACATCCCGTCACTTGAGCGAGTTTTACATGCTCGAAGCCGAGATGAGCTTTGTTAACGATATGAATGAGGTTATGGATCTCGTTCAGAGTATGCTGAAGAATCTTGCGCAAGGCTTAAAAGGATTGCGGGCTGCAAATGAACTCGTGCAGAATAGACTAGACTCTCGAGACCCCGCCGAACGGCTTGCCTTTGCAGACTTGGTTGAGCAAGAAGAACTCGACCGTCGGTGGACGGGCTTGGTCTCTCCGAGTCAGTGGCCCAGAATAACTTACACCGAAGCCATTGAGCGGCTACAACCTGTTGCCAACCAGTTCGAGCACAAACCCATATGGGGCAGTGGCCTTCAATCCGAGCATGAGAAATATCTAGCCAAGGAGATAGGGTTTGACAAGACAAACAATGCTTATCTCCCAGTCTTTATCACCCAGTATCCCCGCGGGATCAAGGCCTTTTACATGCTTCGCTCAGCATCGTCCCCACCACAAGGCGAAACGGTCGAGTGCTTCGATCTGCTAGTACCGAGTCTTGGAGAGCTGGCTGGAGGTTCAATGCGCGAGCATCGCTTATCCGAGCTTGAGGATAATATGAAGTTACACGGATTAGAGGTGCctggcaagaagcaggacAGGAGCAGCGGCCTGGGCTGGTATCTGGACCTGAGACGCTGGGGATGTCCTCCGCATGGGGGATTTGGCCTAGGCTTTGATCGCTTGCTCAGCTATTTGACAGGTGTGGCGAATGTTCGGGACGTGGTCCCATTTCCACGCCATTACCAGCGATGCGATTGCTAG